Proteins found in one Penaeus vannamei isolate JL-2024 chromosome 43, ASM4276789v1, whole genome shotgun sequence genomic segment:
- the LOC138860831 gene encoding prothymosin alpha-B-like: MVGGDVVGGGGGGDVVGGGGDVVGGGDVDDDNGDGGVGFGDGNGEIDEDGDNGGVGDDCDDDGVGNTAAEEDSGGVDEDERDGDEDDGDDDYDGDNGVRDSDYDGADNKDVDGGDDEDDVKMMIMKMKMM, encoded by the exons ATGGTAGGTGGTgatgtggtaggtggtggtggtggtggtgatgtggttggtggtggtggtgatgtggttggtggtggggatgtg gatgatgataatggcgatggtggtgttggtttcggtgatggtaatggtgaaattgatgaggatggtgataatggtggtgttggtgatgattgtgatgatgatggtgttggtaataCTGCTGCAGAGGAAGatagtggtggtgttgatgaggatgaaagggatggtgatgaagatgatggtgatgatgactatgatggtgataatggtgttcGTGATAGTGACTATGATGGTGCTGATAATaaggatgttgatggtggtgatgatgaagatgatgtaaagatgatgataatgaagatgaagatgatgtaa